One part of the Mesorhizobium sp. M4B.F.Ca.ET.058.02.1.1 genome encodes these proteins:
- a CDS encoding DUF2735 domain-containing protein encodes MQVTPSRPSAKILMFPLAGRKAASNLGAKAKFAAELASLRNTHADFDGWYHEAAIEEEEGQRQKS; translated from the coding sequence ATGCAAGTCACCCCGTCCCGTCCGTCGGCGAAGATTTTGATGTTCCCTCTGGCAGGGCGCAAAGCTGCCTCAAATTTAGGCGCAAAGGCCAAGTTCGCGGCAGAGCTTGCCTCGCTGCGCAACACGCATGCCGATTTTGACGGCTGGTACCACGAAGCGGCGATCGAGGAAGAAGAAGGCCAGCGGCAGAAGAGCTGA
- a CDS encoding MFS transporter gives MAMASTAGGTSRGMTREEKKVIFASSLGTVFEWYDFYLYGSLAAFIGATFFSSAPEATRNIFALLAFAAGFLVRPFGALLFGRIGDLVGRKYTFLVTMTIMGLSTFLVGLLPGYASWGIAAPIILIGLRMLQGLALGGEYGGAATYVAEHAPDDRRGFYTSWIQTTATLGLFLSLIVILIVQGSMSKETYADWGWRIPFIVSFVLLAISIWIRLSLSESPTFQRMKEEGKGSKAPLSEAFGQWKNAKIALLALLGLTAGQAVIWYNGQFYALFFLQNVLKVDPQSVNIMIAIALAVGSIFFVVFGWLSDKIGRKPIIMAGLALGIVCTFPLFKALTKAANPALAAAQQNTRATVTAAPGDCKFQFNPVGTAKFTTSCDIATSFLTKNSVPYDVVATAAPGTAASVKIGNETVESYDAVAAGDQAKAKDAAFVKAVNMSLRDGGYPLKRAAIKVPDQKLDAFIAANPELKLDAAAIRGGEKTTVAVDQAVKDKLLTKDEAAGAPEITVYNIPGGGAFAMFADPAAVNWPMTIGILFILVLFVTMVYGPIAAILVEMFPTRIRYTGMSLPYHIGNGWFGGLLPATVFALSAYKGDIYYGLWYPVVIAAMSLIIGMIFVRDTLGTDLHTKQ, from the coding sequence ATGGCAATGGCATCGACCGCCGGCGGAACAAGCCGCGGCATGACGCGGGAAGAGAAGAAAGTCATCTTCGCTTCCTCGCTCGGCACCGTTTTCGAATGGTACGATTTCTATCTTTACGGCTCGCTGGCGGCTTTCATCGGCGCCACATTCTTCTCGTCGGCGCCGGAAGCGACGCGCAACATTTTCGCGCTGCTTGCCTTCGCCGCCGGCTTCCTGGTCCGCCCCTTCGGCGCCTTGCTGTTCGGCCGCATCGGCGATCTTGTCGGCCGCAAATACACCTTTCTAGTCACCATGACGATCATGGGCTTGTCGACCTTCCTGGTCGGCCTCTTGCCCGGCTATGCCAGTTGGGGCATCGCCGCACCGATTATCCTGATCGGGCTGCGCATGCTGCAGGGCCTGGCGCTCGGCGGCGAGTATGGTGGCGCCGCGACCTATGTCGCCGAACACGCGCCCGACGATCGCCGCGGCTTCTACACCTCCTGGATCCAGACGACCGCGACACTCGGCCTGTTCCTGTCGCTGATCGTCATCCTCATCGTCCAGGGTTCGATGAGCAAGGAAACCTATGCCGATTGGGGCTGGCGCATTCCCTTCATCGTTTCCTTCGTGCTGCTTGCCATCTCGATCTGGATCCGACTGTCGCTCTCGGAATCGCCGACCTTCCAGCGCATGAAGGAAGAAGGCAAGGGTTCGAAGGCACCGCTCTCGGAAGCCTTTGGCCAGTGGAAGAACGCCAAGATCGCGCTGCTGGCGCTGCTCGGCCTCACCGCCGGCCAGGCCGTGATCTGGTATAACGGCCAGTTCTACGCGCTGTTCTTCCTGCAGAACGTGCTGAAGGTCGACCCGCAGTCGGTCAACATCATGATCGCGATCGCGCTTGCCGTCGGCTCGATCTTCTTCGTCGTGTTCGGCTGGCTCTCCGACAAGATCGGCCGCAAGCCAATCATCATGGCCGGCCTCGCTTTGGGTATCGTCTGCACCTTCCCGCTGTTCAAGGCGCTGACCAAGGCGGCCAATCCGGCTCTTGCCGCCGCGCAGCAGAACACCCGCGCGACGGTGACCGCGGCACCCGGCGACTGCAAGTTCCAGTTCAACCCGGTCGGTACGGCGAAGTTCACGACATCCTGCGACATCGCCACCTCGTTCCTGACCAAGAACTCGGTGCCTTATGACGTGGTCGCCACGGCGGCACCCGGGACGGCCGCCTCGGTCAAGATCGGCAACGAGACGGTGGAATCCTACGATGCCGTTGCCGCAGGCGATCAGGCCAAGGCCAAGGACGCCGCTTTCGTCAAGGCGGTCAACATGTCGTTGCGGGATGGCGGCTATCCGCTGAAGCGCGCGGCGATCAAGGTTCCGGACCAGAAGCTCGACGCCTTCATCGCGGCCAATCCCGAGCTCAAGCTCGACGCGGCGGCGATCCGCGGCGGCGAGAAGACGACCGTTGCGGTCGACCAGGCGGTTAAGGACAAGCTGCTGACCAAGGATGAGGCGGCGGGTGCGCCCGAGATCACCGTCTACAACATTCCGGGCGGCGGCGCCTTCGCCATGTTCGCCGATCCGGCCGCGGTGAACTGGCCGATGACCATCGGCATCCTGTTCATCCTCGTGCTTTTCGTGACCATGGTCTACGGACCGATCGCAGCAATCCTGGTCGAGATGTTCCCGACCCGCATCCGCTATACCGGTATGTCGCTGCCCTACCACATCGGCAATGGCTGGTTCGGCGGCCTTCTGCCGGCGACAGTGTTCGCGCTCAGCGCCTACAAGGGCGACATCTACTATGGCCTCTGGTATCCGGTGGTGATCGCGGCGATGTCGCTGATCATTGGCATGATCTTCGTCAGGGACACGCTCGGCACCGACCTGCACACCAAGCAGTAG
- a CDS encoding glutamine synthetase beta-grasp domain-containing protein, producing MTKYKLEYIWLDGYTPVPNLRGKTQIKEFAEFPTLEQLPLWGFDGSSTQQAEGHSSDCVLKPVAMFPDPARTNGVLVMCEVMMPDGVTPHVSNKRATILDDEGAWFGFEQEYFFYKDGRPLGFPESGYPAPQGPYYTGVGYSNVGSVARQIVEEHLDQCLAAGINHEGINAEVAKGQWEFQIFGKGSKKAADQMWMARYLLQRLTEKYGIDIEYHCKPLGDTDWNGSGMHANFSTAYMREVGGKAYFEALMAEFDKNLLDHIAVYGPDNDKRLTGKHETAPWNKFSYGIADRGASIRVPHSFVKNDYKGYLEDRRPNSQGDPYQIASQILKTIASVPASGQVSAAA from the coding sequence ATGACCAAATACAAGCTCGAGTATATCTGGCTCGACGGATACACCCCGGTCCCCAATCTTCGCGGCAAGACCCAGATCAAGGAATTTGCCGAGTTCCCGACGCTCGAGCAGCTGCCGCTGTGGGGCTTCGACGGCTCCTCGACTCAGCAGGCCGAAGGCCACAGCTCCGACTGCGTGCTGAAGCCGGTCGCCATGTTCCCGGATCCGGCCCGCACGAACGGCGTGCTGGTGATGTGCGAAGTGATGATGCCCGATGGCGTGACGCCGCATGTCTCCAACAAGCGCGCCACCATCCTGGATGACGAGGGCGCCTGGTTCGGCTTCGAGCAGGAATATTTCTTCTACAAGGACGGCCGTCCGCTCGGCTTCCCGGAGAGCGGCTATCCGGCGCCGCAGGGCCCGTACTACACCGGCGTCGGCTATTCGAATGTCGGCTCGGTCGCGCGCCAGATCGTCGAGGAGCATCTCGACCAGTGCCTCGCCGCAGGCATCAACCACGAAGGCATCAACGCCGAAGTGGCCAAGGGCCAGTGGGAATTCCAGATTTTCGGCAAGGGCTCCAAGAAGGCCGCCGACCAGATGTGGATGGCCCGCTACCTGCTGCAGCGCCTGACCGAGAAATACGGCATCGACATCGAGTACCACTGCAAGCCGCTCGGCGACACCGACTGGAACGGCTCGGGCATGCACGCCAACTTCTCGACCGCCTATATGCGCGAAGTCGGCGGCAAGGCCTATTTCGAAGCGCTGATGGCTGAGTTCGACAAGAACCTGCTGGATCACATCGCCGTCTACGGCCCGGACAACGACAAGCGCCTGACCGGCAAGCACGAGACCGCGCCGTGGAACAAGTTCAGCTACGGCATCGCCGACCGTGGCGCTTCGATCCGCGTGCCGCACTCCTTCGTCAAGAACGACTACAAGGGCTATCTGGAGGATCGCCGTCCGAACTCGCAGGGCGACCCCTACCAGATCGCTTCGCAGATCCTGAAGACGATCGCGTCGGTCCCGGCCAGCGGCCAGGTTTCGGCCGCCGCCTGA
- the glnA gene encoding type I glutamate--ammonia ligase, with translation MTTAKDIMKQIKDNDVKFVDLRFTDPKGKLQHVTMDVVEVEEDMFADGVMFDGSSIAGWKAINESDMVLMPDPDTVHMDPFFAQSTMVILCDILDPVSGESYNRDPRGTAKKAEAYMKSEGIGDQIFVGPEAEFFVFDDVKYKADPYNTGFRLDSTELPSNDDTDYETGNLGHRPRIKGGYFPVPPIDSAQDMRSEMLTVLAEMGVRVEKHHHEVAAAQHELGIKFDTLVRNADKMLIYKYVVHQVANAYGKTATFMPKPVFGDNGSGMHVHQSIWKGGKPTFAGNEYAGLSESCLFYIGGIIKHAKAINAFTNPLTNSYKRLVPGYEAPVLLAYSARNRSASCRIPFGSSPKAKRVEVRFPDPGANPYLAFAAMLMAGLDGIKNKIHPGQPMDKDLYDLPPKELKKIPTVCGSLREALQSLDKDRGFLKAGGVFDDDQIDSYIELKMAEVMRFEMTPHPVEYDMYYSI, from the coding sequence ATGACGACAGCCAAAGACATCATGAAGCAGATCAAGGACAACGACGTGAAATTCGTCGACCTGCGCTTCACTGATCCGAAGGGCAAGCTGCAGCACGTCACCATGGATGTCGTCGAAGTCGAGGAAGACATGTTCGCCGACGGCGTCATGTTCGACGGTTCCTCGATCGCCGGCTGGAAGGCGATCAACGAGTCCGACATGGTGCTGATGCCCGATCCCGACACGGTGCACATGGACCCGTTCTTCGCCCAGTCGACCATGGTCATCCTGTGCGACATCCTTGATCCGGTCTCCGGCGAATCCTACAACCGCGACCCGCGCGGCACCGCCAAGAAGGCCGAGGCCTACATGAAGTCGGAAGGCATCGGCGACCAGATCTTCGTGGGCCCGGAAGCCGAATTCTTCGTCTTCGACGACGTCAAGTACAAGGCCGATCCCTACAACACCGGATTCCGCCTGGACTCCACCGAACTGCCGTCCAACGACGACACCGACTACGAGACCGGCAATCTCGGCCATCGTCCGCGCATCAAGGGCGGCTACTTCCCTGTGCCGCCGATCGATTCCGCCCAGGACATGCGCTCGGAAATGCTGACCGTGCTCGCCGAGATGGGCGTGCGCGTCGAGAAGCATCACCATGAGGTCGCCGCCGCCCAGCATGAGCTCGGCATCAAGTTCGACACGCTGGTCCGCAACGCCGACAAGATGCTGATCTACAAGTACGTCGTTCACCAGGTCGCCAACGCCTATGGCAAGACGGCCACCTTCATGCCGAAGCCGGTGTTCGGCGACAACGGCTCGGGTATGCACGTCCACCAGTCGATCTGGAAGGGCGGCAAGCCGACCTTCGCCGGTAACGAATATGCCGGCCTGTCGGAGAGCTGCCTGTTCTACATCGGCGGCATCATCAAGCACGCCAAGGCGATCAACGCCTTCACCAATCCGCTGACCAACTCCTACAAGCGCCTGGTGCCGGGTTACGAAGCGCCGGTGCTGCTCGCCTATTCGGCGCGCAACCGCTCGGCGTCCTGCCGCATTCCGTTCGGCTCGTCGCCGAAGGCCAAGCGCGTCGAGGTCCGCTTCCCCGATCCGGGCGCGAACCCCTACCTCGCGTTCGCCGCCATGCTGATGGCCGGCCTCGACGGCATCAAGAACAAGATCCACCCGGGACAGCCGATGGACAAGGATCTTTACGACCTGCCGCCGAAGGAGCTGAAGAAGATCCCGACCGTCTGCGGCTCGCTGCGCGAGGCGCTGCAAAGCCTCGACAAGGACCGCGGCTTCCTCAAGGCCGGCGGCGTCTTCGACGACGACCAGATCGACAGCTACATCGAGCTGAAGATGGCCGAGGTGATGCGCTTCGAGATGACCCCGCATCCGGTCGAATACGACATGTACTATTCGATCTAA
- a CDS encoding DMT family transporter, whose amino-acid sequence MTTATEMGRRDAVDMAAATIMVGLTFSWGLNYVAAKVSYAGYDPVFVSIARSILGGLCVLGWCRLRGIKLFRPDGTLVAGVVVGVLFGVEFLCLYIGLEYTTVARNTLLVNTMPFWVLIGSHFLLGERINARKLGGLVLAFCGLAAVFSEGIVAGNNATLTGDLLSLGSGILWAMTSIVIKRSKLVDTSAEKLLLYQLAGAAVVGLLVMPFAGAPIRAVTALPTLALLFQSFYIVAFTYVLWFWLLTRYPAAGLSSFAFLSPAFGVLCGAVLLGEPPTVRIFLALGLIAAGLIIVNRPARKQILG is encoded by the coding sequence ATGACCACGGCAACCGAAATGGGCCGTCGCGATGCGGTCGACATGGCGGCCGCCACGATCATGGTCGGGCTGACCTTCTCCTGGGGGCTGAACTACGTCGCCGCCAAGGTTTCCTACGCCGGCTATGATCCCGTCTTCGTCTCGATCGCGCGCTCGATTCTTGGCGGGCTCTGCGTGCTCGGCTGGTGCCGGCTGCGCGGCATCAAGCTGTTCAGGCCGGATGGGACGCTAGTCGCCGGCGTCGTTGTCGGCGTGCTCTTCGGCGTTGAATTCCTGTGCCTCTATATCGGGCTGGAATACACAACCGTTGCCCGCAACACGCTACTGGTCAACACCATGCCGTTCTGGGTCCTGATCGGCAGCCATTTCCTGCTCGGCGAGCGCATCAACGCGCGCAAGCTGGGCGGGCTTGTTCTCGCCTTCTGCGGCCTTGCGGCGGTCTTCTCCGAAGGCATCGTTGCCGGCAACAATGCGACGCTCACCGGCGACCTGCTCAGCCTCGGCTCAGGGATTCTGTGGGCGATGACCAGCATCGTCATCAAGCGGTCGAAACTGGTCGACACGAGCGCCGAGAAACTGCTGCTCTATCAGCTGGCCGGCGCCGCGGTCGTCGGTCTGCTGGTCATGCCTTTTGCCGGCGCGCCGATCCGCGCGGTCACGGCCTTGCCGACCTTGGCGCTGCTGTTCCAGTCTTTCTATATCGTCGCCTTCACCTATGTATTGTGGTTCTGGTTGCTGACGCGCTATCCGGCGGCGGGCTTGTCGAGTTTCGCCTTCCTGTCGCCAGCCTTCGGTGTCTTGTGCGGCGCGGTGCTTTTGGGCGAGCCGCCGACGGTCAGGATTTTCCTGGCGCTTGGCCTGATCGCCGCTGGCCTTATCATCGTCAACCGGCCGGCGCGCAAGCAAATCCTGGGTTAG
- a CDS encoding ATP12 family chaperone protein yields MRDILNDLEAGKQLSDPDPVRRAQIQMKTPLPKRFYKAVAVVPAEEGFAVHLDGRPVRTPGRALLALPTEKAAALVAGEFDAQGEVIDPVAMPVMRLVNTAIDGVASDPQAVLEDILRFASSDLLCYRADGPQGLVDRQNQLWDPVIDWARSALGARFHLAEGIVHVEQPRETIAVLGAHLAQRIEPMRLAAIHVMTSLTGSALLALAVDFGELDGEAAWAAGHVDEDWQIEHWGQDAEAVARRSARKRDMMAAVSLLDALKA; encoded by the coding sequence ATGCGTGACATCCTCAACGACCTCGAAGCGGGAAAGCAGCTTTCCGATCCCGATCCCGTGCGCCGCGCCCAGATCCAGATGAAGACGCCGCTGCCGAAGCGCTTCTACAAGGCCGTTGCGGTCGTGCCGGCGGAAGAGGGCTTTGCCGTCCATCTCGACGGTAGACCGGTGCGCACGCCGGGCAGGGCGTTGCTGGCGCTGCCGACCGAGAAGGCGGCGGCCCTGGTCGCCGGCGAGTTCGACGCGCAAGGCGAGGTCATCGATCCAGTGGCCATGCCGGTCATGCGCCTCGTCAACACCGCCATTGACGGCGTCGCCAGCGATCCGCAAGCGGTGTTGGAGGACATCCTGCGCTTCGCCTCGTCCGATCTGCTGTGCTACCGCGCCGACGGTCCGCAAGGGTTGGTCGACCGGCAGAACCAGCTTTGGGATCCGGTCATCGACTGGGCGCGCAGCGCGCTTGGCGCCCGCTTCCATCTCGCCGAAGGCATCGTTCATGTCGAGCAGCCGCGCGAGACCATTGCCGTTCTCGGCGCCCATCTTGCGCAGCGCATCGAGCCCATGCGGCTCGCCGCCATCCATGTCATGACCTCGCTGACGGGCTCGGCGCTGTTGGCGCTCGCCGTCGACTTCGGCGAACTCGACGGCGAAGCAGCCTGGGCCGCCGGCCATGTCGATGAGGACTGGCAGATCGAGCATTGGGGCCAGGACGCCGAGGCCGTGGCGCGCCGCTCGGCCCGCAAGCGCGACATGATGGCCGCAGTCAGCCTGCTCGACGCGCTGAAAGCCTGA